The genomic DNA AGAGGATTTCCTGGTATGGGTGGCTTTAATATAAATCAATTACAAAAACAAGCCAAAAAAATACAAGAAGAGATTGAAAAAACACAACAAGAACTTGAAAGTAAAGAGCTTGAAGTAACAGCTGGCGGTGGTGCTGTTAAGGTTGTAATTACAGGTAAGAAAGAGCTAAAAAGCATTGAAATATCACCTGATGTTGTTGATAAGGATGATATAGAAACATTACAAGATTTAATATTAGCTTGTGTTAATGAAGCAATTAGAAAAGTGGAAAAAATGGTTGAAGAGGAAATGGGTAAAGTTACAGGTATGGGGCTTCCAGGATTATTTTAGAGGCTGGTATAAATATGGTTAATAAGGATAATGCAATCAACAAACTTGTAAATGAGCTTGAAAAGCTACCTGGTATTGGTTTAAAAACTGCTCAAAGGTTAGCTTTTCATATTATCAATATGAAGACTGAAGATGTTAATTCTTTGGCAAATGCAATTCTCAGTGCAAAGAAAAATATAAAGTTTTGCAAAAACTGCTGCAATTTTACCGAAGAGGATTTATGTTCTGTTTGCAGTGATCACAAAAGAGATAAAAGTATAATTTGTGTTGTTGAAGACCCCCAGGATGTTGTAGCTATGGAAAAGGTAAAGGAGTATAAAGGGCTTTATCATGTTTTACATGGGAGTATTTCACCACTCAAAGGAAAATACCCAGAACAACTAACTATTGATGTCCTATTAAAAAGGCTTGCAAATCCTGAAATAAAAGAGGTTATATTGGCAACCAACCCTGATGTAGATGGAGAAGCAACAGCATCTTACTTGGCAAGGCTATTAAAGCCAATGGGAATTAGAGTGACCCGGATTGCACGAGGAATTCCAGTTGGTGGTGATATTGAATTTGCTGATGAGGTTACCATTCTCAAGGCATTAGAAGGAAGAAAAGAAATTTGAAGAAAAGAAATTAAGGTATACTTAGATATATTAATATCATAATATAAATAGAGATTATTTATGGAGGAAAGCCTTGAGATTGGAGTTAGTGGATAGGCTTGGTGTGAGTCTTCCTATATTAAACTACAAAAAGATAACTAAATTACATGACTATGATGTTGATTATTTAATTTTAGAGCTAAAAAGGTATTTAGAACATGCCGAATCCCTTTTTAATACAACAGATGACCAAGATTTAGTGGAAATTGCTATTTATAAGCAAATTCTTGCTGAAAAATGGCTGAATTATATCTACAAAAAGTTAAAAACAAATAATATATCTTAAAATTTTGCCCGGAAGATTTATTCTTTCGGGTTTTTATTTTTAACTTATATTAAATATTATTTAACTATAATAGTGGCTTAAATTATAAAAATATATTTTTGATTAGATTAGTTTAAAAACATTTGAGAATCATGAAAAAATATGCAATAATATATAAAATATTAAATTAACGAGGTGTTTATAATGATTTATAGAACCATCCCTAATACAGACCTCCATGCTTCAGTTATTTCCATTGGTACAGCCGAAATAGGTGGTAGCATTGATACTGAAACTTCATATAAAATTTTGGACTTATATATTGAAAAAGGCGGTAATCTAATTGACACTGCCCATGTTTATGCAGATTGGCATAATAAAGAAAGAAGCTCAAGTGAAAAAACAATTGGTAAATGGCTAAAACAAAGAGGTAATAGGGATAAGGTTATTTTGGTTACAAAAGGTGGACATCCTGAGGTAAATACAATGCATATTTCAAGACTATCAAGAGATGAGATTCTGAAGGATATTGATGAAAGTCTTCAGTTTTTAGGTGTTGACTTTATTGATATTTATTATCTTCACAGAGATAATACAAAAATACCAGCTTCAGAATTAATTGAGATATTAAATGAAAAAATAAAGGAAGGCAAAATACGATATATTGGTTGTTCAAATTGGAGATGGGAAAGAATAGAAGAGGCAAATTCCTATGCAAAATCAAAAGGACTTAAACCTTTTGTAATAAGTCAAATTCAGTGGAGCTATGCAACAATAAATCCAGGTTCTATAAAGGATAAAACACTTGTTGCAATGGATGAAAATGAGCTTGAGTTTTACAAGAAAAATAAACTTCCTGTTGCTGCATTTACCTCACAAGCTATGGGCTTTTTTAGCAAGTTAGATACTGTTGGAATAGCTGGATTAAAGCAAGATGTTAAAGATATATATTTAAATGAAGAAAATTTAAAAAGATATGAAAGATTAAAAGAAGTTGCAAAACAGCTTAATACAACTATCTCAGCAGTTACACTTGCTTATCTTACATCACAAGAATTTCCTGTATATCCCATAATAGGTCCTAAAAATATAGAACAACTTGAAGATAGCTTGAGTTATGCTGATTTACAATTAGATAAACAAACAATTGAGTATTTAGAAGGGATAAAATAATCTAAATAAGGCTGAACCAAAATTAATGGTTCAGCCCTTTACTTTGTAATTATTTATGTCAAATCTGAATATAAATTTAATAGAAAATATTTAAATGGAGTTAGACAAAATGAAAATAATTGAACTTATATTTTCTGTTTTACTTTCTTGTATTTTTATAGTGGTATTTAATTACTTATGCAATGATTATGGTATGCATATTGGATTTAATATTTATAATGTGTTATTCATTTCTTTAATAGGTTCTGCCGGTCTTATTGGGGTTGTTTTTATTTCTTACATTTTTTCTTTGTGAATATGTGAATTCTGGTAGTTTTATAATATTCCTTTTTTCGAGAATTCCTACAACAAAGCCTAAAATATTTGATACTGGCAAGAAAAATACAGAAACAAGGTATGCATTTTTTAAAATCTGTATATTGTGCATTATAGAGGCTTTTGATTCTGCCCAAGAGTAAATACCTATAAATGGCGAATTCCATACTCTAAATAGTACATTTTGCCAAGATGTATTAATTCTCCATTTATTATCAAATGATAATGCATTATAAGCCAAAA from Caldicellulosiruptoraceae bacterium PP1 includes the following:
- the recR gene encoding recombination mediator RecR, yielding MVNKDNAINKLVNELEKLPGIGLKTAQRLAFHIINMKTEDVNSLANAILSAKKNIKFCKNCCNFTEEDLCSVCSDHKRDKSIICVVEDPQDVVAMEKVKEYKGLYHVLHGSISPLKGKYPEQLTIDVLLKRLANPEIKEVILATNPDVDGEATASYLARLLKPMGIRVTRIARGIPVGGDIEFADEVTILKALEGRKEI
- a CDS encoding aldo/keto reductase, yielding MIYRTIPNTDLHASVISIGTAEIGGSIDTETSYKILDLYIEKGGNLIDTAHVYADWHNKERSSSEKTIGKWLKQRGNRDKVILVTKGGHPEVNTMHISRLSRDEILKDIDESLQFLGVDFIDIYYLHRDNTKIPASELIEILNEKIKEGKIRYIGCSNWRWERIEEANSYAKSKGLKPFVISQIQWSYATINPGSIKDKTLVAMDENELEFYKKNKLPVAAFTSQAMGFFSKLDTVGIAGLKQDVKDIYLNEENLKRYERLKEVAKQLNTTISAVTLAYLTSQEFPVYPIIGPKNIEQLEDSLSYADLQLDKQTIEYLEGIK
- a CDS encoding pro-sigmaK processing inhibitor BofA family protein; this encodes MKIIELIFSVLLSCIFIVVFNYLCNDYGMHIGFNIYNVLFISLIGSAGLIGVVFISYIFSL
- a CDS encoding YbaB/EbfC family nucleoid-associated protein yields the protein MSKRGFPGMGGFNINQLQKQAKKIQEEIEKTQQELESKELEVTAGGGAVKVVITGKKELKSIEISPDVVDKDDIETLQDLILACVNEAIRKVEKMVEEEMGKVTGMGLPGLF